The window TCGGGCAAGAAAAGGTTTCACCTTTTTTCCATCATGCTTGCTTCAACAAATAGAACAAGGAAAAATGCAAGACGTCTAAGGAATGTACAGGAACTGAATCAGAATAAAATAATCAAACTGGACTTCACACTTTTTCTCCAGGAACTGTAAATTATGCTGCAAAGATCTCAACAGGAAAGGAAGGCTGTTGTGTACATATCACATAAACAAAAGATATACAAGGCAGGAATTTCGTGCTTCCAAATTTTTATGATGTTATATTCCATCTCTAAAACATAAAAAGATGGGTCTGTCATGGGCCATTAAGTATATTGAAACAATTTATGAGAAGTAAACAGACTATCAGAAAGTACCTCAGCTTCCATCTTAAATGAGACCAAGCGTGCCATGACAGCTGCTGCTGCCTCTTGGTCAAAGCCAGTTATTAACTCCTACAGCACATGTACTAGTCCAATAAGCAACAATATTACATTGATTTTTCCTAAAAAGTCTGTGCAAGCACTAAAACACTGGGTAACACACAGACATTGGCTAAACACAATTGTTCAGCTCAACTATTACTGAAAAATGGGTACAAATGGAAGGAGAAAAACATTTAAAAGGAAAGAACACTCATCAAGGGGAACAAAGGTAAAACTTACCTGCACACTGCCAGAACCAGCAACCCATCTTCTTGAAATTGTAGTCGATCGCAATCTCATTTGCCCATCATGATGCTGATAACTGCATGTGGCATCTCCAGGTTAGAAATATATACTTCTCCAACAATATCAATTGTTTATAAAAGAGATGGGAGGGGGAGCAGATTCCATACTAGGTTAAGAATTGGAAGTAGAACAGATTATTTTGTGATTGACCAATTGCGTCCGGGGCATCTTTTTTGGCCATATCAAATAATAGGCATAGTGATGTTTTCCTATCTAGACCACACATCCTCCAAGCGCTAGTGTTCCCCTGACCTACAACTGTATCTGAGGATAGAGGACCTTTCTGCAGAAGCAGCAACATGCCAAAAGACTAAGTATAGCATACAATCATCATTCTGAAACATCAACATGTAACTAAGCACATACTATACCTTCTCCAGGGAAGTACAAGGTCCAATGATGCCTTGAATTTTGACATCCTTGGAGCAGTTGACCTCAAATATGCCACtgcaaaaatattttaaatacAGAAATCAGACAACTCAATAACAAGGCTGTACTACAGCAGGTCACTGGATGACATGAACGTATTTTACACCCTTGAAACAGCCATTTCACCTAAAACAAACCTATGAGGATGATTAGGAAAAGTATAACACAAACACTTGTGCCTCAAGAGGCATAGTCAATTAGTACATCCAAGTTCAAGATCACTTAATCAGTACCGGATAGCACTAAACTTATCTGCAGTTTCTCTGATCATCATAGATGCCTTTGAAAATAAGCTAAAAGCAGCAAGTAACAATATCACGCTTCTGAGGTTGCAGCAAAAAcagacaacaacaaagcctttcaaATTGGGCACGTGGATAGCTAACTTCCACGTACCCGTCCAtgcctagttctttggtgatattccaGTCCCTCAGATCTCTCTTTGCGGACTCCTCCCGTGTCAAGTTTGGTCTAccacgacctctcttgacattatcagcacACTTTAACCGTCCGCTATGCACTCGCATTTCTGGAGGCCGGCATtgtatatgcccaaaccatctcagacgatgttggacaagcttctcttcaatcagtgctaccccaactctaccacgtatatcatcattccggacctgATACCCCGATCTTTTTTTTTGGCAGCAAAAACAGAACTCAAAGCAAATCCGTAATTACATTTGCAGAGAAGACGAGACAAACGTAAACATGCTAGAACTAGCAAAGTAGCAATGCAGCTAAACTAAGCAGGCAGAAAAGTATCTTACTTGAACGATAAGCCACCAAGGTCACTATCGCTTGACTGAAAAATGCGTCTAAGTGAATCTTTAAAAACAGAATGGCCAAAACTTTCTGCAAGCACAACTATTCCCCCAGTTCTCTCCACTGCAACCTTCATCTCAGCAACACCAACCTGAGGAATAAAATATATTATTAACCATATCATGGCAACCGTGCATAGACATCAGAAGATAACGCATAAGACAACGGTGTGCGCTGATGTGCTAACTAACAATAGTTTTTGAATTAACATTCGTTCTTATACTTTTCTTTTTGATAAATCGTATTGCATATGCCCATGTTTTTAAGGCGTCGCCTTATGGACGCTTAGGGAGTAAGGCGCGCCCTGGCAGTGCCTTAGCATTTTCTCCGCCTTAGGCGCTTAGGTTGATCGTCTTATGACGCCTAACCGCCTTAAAAACCTTAGCATATGCACTTCAGATAGTTATCAAAAGAGGATGGCTTGCACATTATCACTGAGTTGTCAACTAATACTCACAATAGGTCACCATTCCTCTCTGTATTTCATTAGCTGATAAAATTAGCCAAAATTCCTACTAAATCAGGTTAAGAGAAGTTTACATTATGATAATATATGTACATCCACTCTGAATTCTGAAATAACAGTATCTTACAGTCATGGAACTTCCAAGAAAATAAATGCTTGCACAGATAGTTTCGAGATGATAAATGCTTGAACTAATATTTTTCACATTATGGTGAGACAAACATGCTTATGAGGTCTATGAATGATATACAGCAACACTGGTTGACGTGAACAATACCAATTAAACAAGCTAATGCCTGATCCTTGACCAAGAGGCAAGAGGTGATATGAATAATCTATACAACAAGGGGCAGGGGACAAACCTGGTCAAGTGCACATGCAAATAGATCAAGCACATGCCCTTGATGCACGAGTTGATTTCCAATCTCCTCGTAGAATTTAACGGCTTTGTTATAAAGTGGAGCAGAACCTTTATCAAGATCTTTGTGCGAACGAATTGGATCAGATAACGGCTTAGATATTATCTGACATTTTGCACAAAAAAAACTATTAGAATACAATAATGTATCATGCTATTTCCAAAGGAAAACCTAACTCGACAAAAGAAGTAATCAATCTCCACACTGGAGTATCATCATGACAAATGTGCATATTATTATTTGGTGGAACTTACTTTATCAGAAAAGGGATCATGATTCTTAATGAGTTATGAGCTAATTTAAGTAGAAAAGTCGGGTCGGCTTCACTACACAGAATACATACGAAACGTCTATGGAATTGCAAAGCACAGCACAAGTGAGCAAACCCACAAACTTTCCTCACATGAACTCCAAATACTATGTAATACCTACGTATGCCCATCACATATCAGAAAAGGCTTTCATCTTAGTTTGCCACTAAAAGTATCAACCAAGCTGGTAACTCAGTATGGTGTTGGACCAAAGTCTATATCCCACTTCTAACTCCCAACACAACTAGGCTAGCCAATTTTGGGACTAAACTCACCACTATTAGCAAGAACAGGAGGCGAATTGGGCAGGGGTGTTAGAAATACCCCACAGCATGCTAAGAAATGTTGCATAATTATTGTTGGGAATAGAAAGCCAGAGACATGTTTGTTCTTATCACCGTGGGTGCGTGATCAGAGCACCGGGGAGGGGCGGGGGATCAGTAAAGTCGAAAATAAGATGTGATTTCTCTGATATTCATTAGAGAAATTACTTACAGAACCAGGTCCCTCTGTAGATGGGCCACCTATAAATGCCATAATTCTACCACCTGATCCAGGCACACAAATCCCCAAGAGGCTGGCTGCAACACTTAACGCAGCTCCAGTACATCTTGATGCTCGCTGATCAGCACAAACCGGCCACGGGTCCTTTTGCAGTTCTTCTATAAGCTAAAGAAATAGAAAACCAGCATCAACAAAATGCAATTGAATTTTGCCTCTGCAATTAAAAAATAATAGTATCGCGGTGCACTAGAGACCTAAAGTTTTGTCCAAGTTCCTGGACAAACTTATCATGTCTTCTTTTAATGAAAGGAGAGTTCTTAACTGAATTCAACATAAACTCACACTCCGAAGCAGGCAACAGGTACCTACCAATACTTTCTGCTGAAACACCATCCCTTGCGCCGGTGATCACACCTGTTGTGGGTTTTGTTTTCCCTGTAAGGAAACCCATTTGCTCAAGAATTTGATCCTTCTTAATCTCCTTTGTCCCCTTGAACACATGTGACTTAGGCAACAAGCCAAAACCCAATTCATGCACCTACACGAGTCAACATGTATTCATATCATTTTTTTTGTCCAGAAgactaataaaaagtgaaacatttATGAAGGAAAGGTGAATATAACCTGCACATATGTCCCGAAAGTAATGAATCCGACGAGGGATTGGTCCGGCAACAGCTCAACTGCTTGCGCCAGAGCGGACTTCAAATAGCCGATTTCCTCCTCGATCATGCAAGTGTCAACAACAAAGAGGAAGACTGGTGGCGACACAGGACCTGTTTCGGCAGTGGCCATGTACTCCACAGTACAACATTCAGGATACAGTTCGGTAGGTAGGTTGCTTTGCGAAATAGCGGAGTACTGCTGGGGGAAGTGGTTGTGCTGGAAGCAGAATGGGCAGAGCCACATCTTTGAACCGAAGTCGGCGACCGAGAAGGGGTTGAGGATGGAGCGGCAGATGCGGCAGCGGAGTGGGGCATAAGGAAGAACAGGAATGGCAGGGTTGGGGTTCAGAGGAGTGTATATGGCCGAGACAGGGACGACGCAGCTAGCAGCGTCCTGCTTGGTGCCGGGTATCACGTTCCAGGTCATCCTTACCCCATCCCGGGCCTCGAGTTCCAGAAACTCAGACATTGATTCTCTGTGATCAGGTTGCTCAAACCTAATTTCTTCAGTGAACCCTCAGCCTTGGCGACAGTATCAGGTCTCCACCAGAAGGACGAAGCTGTTGATCTGCATACATAGCCATTAATTAATCAGCCAAATTAACACCCCGCGAGAAAATTAGCCAAATTAATAGTGGGCTGAAATCGGGGCGTGAGGGTAAGTTGAACCAACAGAGCGCTGGGAACAATCGAATCGAATTCTCGGGCGAATGGATGAATGGATCGAAGTGCCTCATCGTTGCCGAATCGGAACAGCCTAGCAAGCTACGTTAGGGTTCGCGTAGCAGTAGAGGATACGGTATCGAATTGGGGCTATCAGTActgcccaccccaccccaccctatCGAGAGATGCGGAGAGAGTGGTACCTTCGCCTTCGAGGTGGCGCGGCTTCGGCGGATGCAGGGAGGACTGTCCTGTA is drawn from Triticum dicoccoides isolate Atlit2015 ecotype Zavitan chromosome 6B, WEW_v2.0, whole genome shotgun sequence and contains these coding sequences:
- the LOC119323476 gene encoding protein transport protein SEC23-like isoform X2; protein product: MSEFLELEARDGVRMTWNVIPGTKQDAASCVVPVSAIYTPLNPNPAIPVLPYAPLRCRICRSILNPFSVADFGSKMWLCPFCFQHNHFPQQYSAISQSNLPTELYPECCTVEYMATAETGPVSPPVFLFVVDTCMIEEEIGYLKSALAQAVELLPDQSLVGFITFGTYVQVHELGFGLLPKSHVFKGTKEIKKDQILEQMGFLTGKTKPTTGVITGARDGVSAESIGRYLLPASECEFMLNSLIEELQKDPWPVCADQRASRCTGAALSVAASLLGICVPGSGGRIMAFIGGPSTEGPGSIISKPLSDPIRSHKDLDKGSAPLYNKAVKFYEEIGNQLVHQGHVLDLFACALDQVGVAEMKVAVERTGGIVVLAESFGHSVFKDSLRRIFQSSDSDLGGLSFNGIFEVNCSKDVKIQGIIGPCTSLEKKGPLSSDTVVGQGNTSAWRMCGLDRKTSLCLLFDMAKKDAPDAIGQSQNNLFYFQFLTYYQHHDGQMRLRSTTISRRWVAGSGSVQELITGFDQEAAAAVMARLVSFKMEAEVDFDPVRWLDRALISLCSKFGDYQKEAPSSFSLSPRLSIFPQFIFNLRRSQFIQVFNNSPDETAYFRMMLNRENVANAVVKIQPSLISYSFQSGPEPVLLDVSAIAGDRILLLDSYFTVVIFHGITIAQWRKAGYQNQEGHEMFAQLLQAPQEEADSIIKERFPVPRLVVCDQYGSQARFLLAKLNPSVTYDSDSPPPPGGDMIFTDDASFQVFMEHLQRLAVQ
- the LOC119323476 gene encoding protein transport protein SEC23-like isoform X1; this encodes MVFQQKVLLIEELQKDPWPVCADQRASRCTGAALSVAASLLGICVPGSGGRIMAFIGGPSTEGPGSIISKPLSDPIRSHKDLDKGSAPLYNKAVKFYEEIGNQLVHQGHVLDLFACALDQVGVAEMKVAVERTGGIVVLAESFGHSVFKDSLRRIFQSSDSDLGGLSFNGIFEVNCSKDVKIQGIIGPCTSLEKKGPLSSDTVVGQGNTSAWRMCGLDRKTSLCLLFDMAKKDAPDAIGQSQNNLFYFQFLTYYQHHDGQMRLRSTTISRRWVAGSGSVQELITGFDQEAAAAVMARLVSFKMEAEVDFDPVRWLDRALISLCSKFGDYQKEAPSSFSLSPRLSIFPQFIFNLRRSQFIQVFNNSPDETAYFRMMLNRENVANAVVKIQPSLISYSFQSGPEPVLLDVSAIAGDRILLLDSYFTVVIFHGITIAQWRKAGYQNQEGHEMFAQLLQAPQEEADSIIKERFPVPRLVVCDQYGSQARFLLAKLNPSVTYDSDSPPPPGGDMIFTDDASFQVFMEHLQRLAVQ